AAAGCCTTGCGCGCGCAGGGCATCGAGCAGCACCTCGCGATCCTCGCGGGCGCCCGCCGCGCCGAGGCGGCGCAGGCTGACATCGACCTTGCCGTCCTCGCGGATCTGGCGCACATAGGCCTTGAACCTTTGCCCGCGCTTCATGCCGGGGCGGATCTCATCCTGATAGAGCAGGGCGGCAAACAGATCGTCGACGATGACCTTGACGCCGAGATCGGTAAATTCCCAGAGCAGGATGTCGACCTCCGCGCCGACGCGCAACTCGGCGGGCGGCTCTTCCAGGCAGCGCTCGATGCGCGCGGTGGCCACCAGGCGGCTGCGGTCGTCGAGACACACCTTGACCAGATACTTGCGTCCGGCGCGCATGCTCTCGGGCTGCTCGCTGAAGGGTACGAGCAAATCCTTCTCCAGGCCCCAGTCGAGAAAGGCGCCAAATTTAGTGATCTGGCTGACCTGCAAATAGGCGAACTCGCCGACCTGGGCCTTGGGGTGCTTGAGAGTCGCCACAGGCAGGCCCTCGCTGTTGAGATAAACGAACACCGCCAGTTCGTCGCCCGGCGCGGTTTGGGGCGGGACTTCGCGCTTCGGCAGCAGAATGCGCAGTTGATCGCCGGCGAACCAGGCGCCGCCGGAATCGATGGCTTGGACTTTCAGGGTATTGATTCGGCCGAGTTCGAGCATGAGGGTCTCCAGCGCGGAAAAAAGGGGCATAAGGGTTCAGTAAACACCAGGGGATTTGGCCGTTTGTTAGCACAGCCCGACGGGCCATGCAAGGCCGGGTCGCGCAAGCGGCAATTCTTGCGTCAATTTCCATCTGGTATTAAATTGTCTTGCGCCCATGCGCCCCTATCCTTTTCAGCCGCTTCACGGGATCTCCATGCCGAACGTCAAAACCAAGGACTGGGCCGTCGCCGACCTGGTCGATCTCGAATACTTTCTCGCCGCGGATGAGGATGCCGATCCCTCCGCGCTGATCCAGCGCGACCGGGAACTCTTTCGCGCCCATCTGGCCGGGGAGCCTCCGTCGTCGCGGCGCCAGTTGCTGCGCCGCTGGCTCGATCTGCGCCGCGATGGCGCCCGCGCCGAGCAGGCCGCGCCGCTGCCCGGCGATGTGGTGGCGGCGCTGCTGCGCCCCTTCACCCTGCTGCTGCTGGTGCTCGGCGGGCTGGGCGGCGCCGCCCTGGCCTGGGGCGTGCTAAGCTACGCGGGCACTCGGCCCATCAATCTCTTTGCCGCCCTGGCGCTGCTGGTCGCGGTGCCGTTTTTTTTCGCCCTGCTGTCCGCCGCCCTTCCGGCCCTGCGCCTGGCCCTGCGCGGCCATCCCGCCGGCCTGTTCGGCGGCTGGCTGACGGGCGCGCTGCTGACCCGTTTCAGCCGCCGCGCCTACGCCCTGCTGGGCGAGCGCGACGCCGGGCTGATTCCCTCGGCCCTGGCACGGAGTTGGGGCGTGCTGCGCGGGCGTGGCGGGCTCTATGCCGGCATCATGGGCTGGCTGGCCGTCGCCCTGCTGCAAGTCGCCGCCCTCGGTTTTTCCCTGGGCGTGCTGCTCACGGTCCTGGTGCGCGGCTGGTTCGCCGATCTGGCCTTCAGCTGGCAGACCACCACCCAACTGTCCGCGGAAGGCCTGCATGCCTTCGTCGCCGCCTTGGCCCGTCCCTGGGCGGCTTTTGCCGAGCCGCCCTTCTCCCATCCGACCCTGGAGCAGGTGGCGGGTTCGCGGGTATTTCTCAAGGAGGGCCTGCAACATCTGGCCAGCGGCGATCTGCAATCCTGGTGGTATTTTCTGCTGTGGGCCATCCTCGTCTACACAGTGCTGCCCCGCCTGCTGCTGCTCGGCGGCGCTTTCCTCGGCCTCCGCCGCGCCCTGGCGCGACTCTCCTTCCCCGACGCCCGCTGCGAGGCGCTGCTGCGCCGTATGCAGCATCCGCAACTGCACATCGGGCGCGACGGGGAAGGCCGCGAGGAGGAGGACGCCGCATCCCTGGTGCTGCCCGCCGAGATGCAGCGCGGCATGAACCGTCTGCAGGCCCTGATCCCCCGGGAACTGCTCGCCCGTCCCGGCGCCGCGAAGGTACAGGAGGAAATCCGGCGCGAGTTCGGTGCCGCGCTTGAGAACCTCGCGCCGGTGACGCTCGATGAAAACCTCGATGCCGAGGTGCTGCGCGCTCTGACCGCGCCCCCCGGCCAGAGTGCGGTGCTCCTGGTGCTGGAAGGCTGGCAGCCGTGCATCACCGCGACCCTCGAATACCTCAAGACCCTGCGCCGCGCCCTGGGCAAGGAGCGTCTGCTGGTGGTGGGACTGGTCGGACGCGAAGCGCAAGAACGCTGGGGAACGCCCACCCCGGAGCATGAATTCGGCATCTGGCGGCGGCGCCTGGCGGCCTTGGGCGATCCCTGCCTGCTGGTGCACAACTGGGGGAGGTCGACGGATGAGTGAGGTGCCCGTGTTTGCCGTGGTCGGACATCCCAACGAAGGCAAGTCCTCGGTGGTCTCGACCCTCACCGAGGACGACCGGGTGCCCATCAGCGCGGTGCCCGGCGAGACCCGCCAGTGCACCCCCTACGCCATCAAGGTCGACGGCGAAACCCTGGTGCGCTTCGTCGACACCCCGGGCTTTCAGATGCCCCTGCAAACCCTGCGTTGGATGCAGCAGTACGGCGGGCCGCCCGAGACCCTGGTGGCCGAGTTCATCCGCACCCACCAGGGCGATCCGCGTTTCAGCGACGACTGCGAACTGCTGCGGCCGGTGGCGAAAAACGCCGGCATCATCTACGTCGTGGACGGCTCGCGTCCCCTGCGCCCCAACGACGAGGCGGAAATGGAAATCCTGCGCCTCACCGGGCGGCCGCGCATGGCGGTGATCAACTCCAAGGCAAACGAAACCGCCTACCTCAGCGAGTGGAAGGCGGCCTTCGCCAAGACCTTCAACGTCAACTTGCAGTTCAACGCCCATCGCGCCACCTTCAAGGAGCGCATCGATCTCTTGCAGGCCCTGCAGCACATCGAGCAGGACTGGGGCGCGGCCCTCGCCAGGGTCGTTGCCGCCCTGCGGGACGACTGGCGCGGACGCCTGGAAGCCTGCGCCGACGCCATCCTGCAACTGCTGGAAAAGGCCCTGCGTCTCTCCCTGAGCGGCACCAGCGAGGGCGAGGACCCCGCCGCGCGCGACCAGCAGCGCGACAAACTCATCGCCGCCTTTCAGGAACGCCTCGCGCGCTATGAGCGCGATTGCCGCCGCGACATCAGGCAGCGCTTTCTACACAATCTGTTCAACGCCGATCTGGCCGCCGAAACCGTGGCGGCGCAGGATCTGTTTTCCGAGGAAACCTGGGAGGTGCTGGGCCTCACGCGCAAGCAGCTGAGCCTGGCCCTCGCCGGCGCTGGCGCGACCCTCGGCGCCGCCCTCGACGGCGCCGCCGCCGGTCTCACCTTCGGCGTCTTCACCCTCGGCGCGGGCATCGCCGGCGGTCTGGCCGGCTGGACCGGCACCCGCCCCCTGTCGCGTCTCAAGGTCGATCTCGGGCCCTTTTCCCGTGAACTCGGCGGCTGCCGCATCCAGGTCGGTCCGCTGCGCAATCCTCAGCTGATGTTCGTGCTCCTCGACCGTGCGCTGATCTATTTTCAGTGCGCGAGCAACTGGGCCCACGCACGCCGCGAGGAAGCCGCCATCAACCTGCCCGAAGGCAAGAAAGGCGTCACCGCCGGTTGGGACGGCGAACGGCGCCGACTCTTCGAAAAATATCAGCACTATCTGCAAAAGGGCTATCTGGACAAGGCCGGCGAGTTGCGCCCCCGGCTGCATCAGGCGTTGATGCAGGCCATGGAGGAGGACTTGGGATAAGGGCGCGACAACCACGATCTCTTGGCCGCCATGACTTACAAAATCCTCAGCTTGCAGGCGTTGCTGAACAGCCTGGAGGACGATGCCGAACGGCGGAAAAAACCGAGACGCTCAAGCGGCCGCGGATGATGAAACGACCCCTGAACCTCGAACAGGCCGCGCAATTCAAGGATGGAGGACGGGCAGGCGCGGTGGACCAAAAAAAACCACCCTACAGGTGGCGAACACAGAATGGCCATCGCAAAGAGGGGAAAAAAGCGAGTTATTCCGCCCAATCCCGTTCCGTGAGTTTTTTCGGACTATGCCCCTGAAGAATCTCTCTGATTTCTCCGGCGATGGCGCCGGAAGCAATCACTTTGATTTCTTTTTTCTCTTTGTCGACAAAGATTTTTTCCCGAGGGAATCCCGCGACATCGAGGTTGATGATTTCGGTTTCGACACTTTTCAGGACATCTTCGCTTTCAAAAGCTGCCGTCAACGTCTTGTTCATGCGATTTCCTCCTCGATAGGGTAGAAAAACCTTGAGCAAAACAAATACTTAACCTACTTTTTCATTTTATCAGGTCTTCGGGTTTGTCAAGGAGCAAATCGTACCGGAATTCCGTCGGGGGTTATCAAATTCTGGCGACGTCGGCACGAATCAGAAAAAAGGGCCCTCCACGCTGAAGGGCCCCGCGGCTGGTGCTGCAACAATGGGGGCGCGCTCTAAAACGCAATCCGCAATCCTACCGAAAGATTGTGGCTCTTGTATTCCGATTCGAACTTGTCGCCCTCCACATCGTTAAATTCGGGATCCGCGGTGGCAAAGTAACGGTAGCCAAGGTCGAGGGTCAAATTCGGCATGAATTCCCAGCCCACCCCGGCGGCCAACTGATAGGCAAACACCGTGTCGCTGTCGTCCGCAATTTTTTCTCCGAGCACGGTTACGTCATTGACCGACACCCGTGCCAGACCAATTCCCGCCCCTATGTAAGGAGTCACAGGGCTCTGGTTGTGAATGTCAAAATAACCGTTGGCCATGAAGCTCAGGGCCGACACGTCGCCGCCGGCATTCACGCTAATTCCCTCTAAGGTGAATTTATCCATATCATTCTGGCGATAGGCGATTTCGAGTTCCGCCCGGCCCATGCCGAAATCATATCCCGCCGCTGCGCCGACATTGAATCCCGTATCGTGTTCTGATTTCACTTTCTCGCCATCGAGCTTGGAGACATTGTCCGCATCATCCAGCCACGTGCCCCCCACATTGACACTCAAATAAGGACTCTGGGCATAAGCACCCGTCGCAGCGAAACCAAGGATCACAAAAAAAGTGAACCCCGCCAACCAATGCCAACTTTTCATGATGCTCCTCCTCTCCCTGTTGAAAATTCGGTTCCAGCACCAGCAAAACCAAATCCTCAAACCTGCAGGACCCCAAGAAAATAACAGTTTTAAATTGCACACTTTCCGCACAAAGGACAGTATTGCGCGCAAAATTAGCGTGTCAAGCGGATCGCAAAAAAATACCATATCCTGCCTCTCCTCAATCCACTTTGAGCACCGCCACTTCGTGCGGCGCGAGGGGCACCTGCACGCAGGCGCGGCCGCCGGAGTCGGTCACCGCGAAGGTGCGGTCGGGGCGCAGCAGATCGCGCAGGTGGGTGCCAGGAGCGCTCAAATTGCGATCGACGGTGATGAAATCCCGGCGCTCCCGCGCGTCCAAATTGAGGCACACCAGCACCTCGTCGCTGTCGAGAATGCGCGAGTAGGCCAGGGTGCAGCGCCCGTCGAGGGGATGGCCGAAATCCTGGCCGTTGCCGGAAATCTCACGAAAATACTGTCGTCCGTAGCGTAGCGCCGGCTGCTTGGCGCGCACCTTGGCGACGGCGCGGATGCCGCGATAGATGGGATGAGCGGGGTTGAAGAAATGCGCGCCGCTGGTGTTGAAGGCTCCCCATTGCCCGCCGAACATGCACTCGCGCAGGTAGCGATCGTCCGGCCCCGCGCCGTCGAAGCCCTGCTCGGTGCCGTAGTAGAGACAGGGAACGCCCTGGGCGGTCAGCAGATAGGCGCAGGCCAGCACCGCCTGCTGGGGAAAGGGGCTGCCGGCGAGGAAGCGTTTGTGGTCCTTGCCCACCTGATCGTGATTGTCGACGAAAGTCACGAAATAGCGCCCCGCCTCGCCGTGATCGCTGTACACCTGACGGAAGGCCTCGTAGCGCAGGCGCAGGGCGGCCGGATCGGCCAGCCCCTTGATCACGTCCTCAAGCACGAAATACAAGGGGAAATCGAGCGCCGCGTGCAGGGCGGGGAAGCGCTCGCTGGTGCCCTCGATGCGGCTGTTGCGGCCGATGTATTCCTGAATGAGGGCATCCTCGCCGACGATCTCGCCGAACAGGAAGAAGTTGTGCTTGCCCACGCGCTTGGCGTACTCGCGGATGGCATTGCAGAAGATCGCCGTGGCCGAGCTCTCCATGTGCTTGACGGTGTCGATGCGGAAACCATCGACATCGCCGTTGACGATCCAGTATTTGTACGCCTTGATCAGCGTATCGAGGACGCGCGGATTGGGCAGATCAAGTTCCTTGAGGCTGAAGAAATCTCCATCGCGGGCCTGCGCCGGATCCTGCCAGTCGACGATTTCGCCACGGCGCTTGAACAACTCGGGATCCTGCAACTCCACCGGCCAGATGGCATCCTCGCGCTGGAAACCCGCCGCCGGATCTTGCTGGCGCCAGAAGCCGAAGGGAAATCGCTGACCGCCGCTGTAAAAATAGGGATGGCCGCCCGGATAGCCCCAGACATCGCCGCTGTGGTTGAGCACGATGTCGAGGATCACGTACATGCCGCGCTGGTGGGCGGCGGCGGTCAAGGCGCGAAGATCGCCGAGGGTGCCGAAGCGCGGATCGATCTGCAAAAAATCCTGGATGCCGTAGCCGTGGTAGGTGTCGTCGAGGTCGAGGCGGTTCTTGAAAATCGGGCTGAGCCAGAGCGTCGTGAAGCCCAACTCGCGGATGTAGTCGAGGCGCCGCGTCACGCCGCGCAGGGTGCCGCCCTGGAAACGCCTGCCCTGGGCCGGGTCTCGGCCGATGGGGGTGGCGAGGGGATCATAGGCCGGCACGCCGGGCCGGTTGTCGTCGAACCGATCGACGAGCAGAAAGTAGATGGGCTGGTCGCGCCAGTCCAGCGGCGAGGGGTGCAGGGGATGATTGGGATGAAAATCGAGATGGGTCGCGGAAAAGGGAGCGGCACTCATGGCAAACCTCCGGGGAAGACGCCAAAGGGCCTGCCGATGAAACGCAGGTCGCGGGTGTGTTCAAGGTTAATCCGCCCGGCCCCTCTGTCAAGCCGTCGCCCTTTCCCCTCTCCCGCAAACCTTGAGGGTTTATTCCGACCGCGCTTTCTGGTAGTGTCAGCCTGATCATTCGCCCCGCGGGGGGCCGCCGGAGACCCTCATGCCAGAACCCTCAGCCACGCCGCAGCGCCGGATTCTCATCATCGACGATGATCGCGGTTTTCTCGCCTACCTGGAGAGCTACGCGCGCCGGTGCTGTCCCGATCTCGACGTGCTGACCTGCGACAGCCCGGTGCAGGGGCTGGCCGCCATCAGAGCTGATCTCGAACTGCTGCTGCTTGATCTGGAAATGCCGGGCATCGATGGGTTCAAGATGCTCGGCTACGCCGTGGCCAAGGGCCTGAGCAAGAACCGCATCATCATCCTTTCGGGCCGCGACGCCGACTACCTGCACCAGCTCTTTCCCATGGGCAGCTGCCTGGCGGTGCTCAACAAGCACGAAGTGCGGCAAAAGGAAGTGCTGGATATGATTTTTCGCGCCTTGCAGCGCAAATACGGGGCGGAAAACAACGAAAATCCGGATTGATCAAACGCGGGGAAAAAGCACGATGTGCCGCACATCGGAGCGAATGCCGATCTTCTCGCCGATGGCGTGATTGCAGTGGCTGGGCACCAGGGCCTGTACCAGATCGCCGCTGGCCAGGCGCAGGGTGTAGAGGATGCTCGCCCCGCGAAAGTTGCGCCGCACCACCTCGGCCTTGACCGGCCAGTCATCGTCGTGCACCACGTCCTCGGGCCGCACCAGCACGCTCACCGCGCACTGCGCGACACAGGGCGCGCTGAAATCCCCCTGCAAATCACCCAACCCCGTTTCCACCCTCCCGCCTTCGCGCACCACACCGGGAAGCAACACCCCTTCGCCGACAAAACTTGCCACAAACGGATCCGCCGGACGGTGATAAAGATCATGGGCCCCGGCCCATTGCAGCATCTTGCCGCCGGACATGACGCCGATTTCGTCGGCCACGGCAAAGGCCTCGTGCTGATTGTGGGTGACGAACAGGGCGGTGGCGCCGTAGGCCTTGAGGATGTCGCGCACTTCCAGCGACAGGCGCTCGCGCAGGGTGACATCGAGATTGGAAAAGGGCTCGTCGAGCAGCAGCAGATCGGGACGCGGCGCCAGAGCGCGGGCCAGGGCGACGCGCTGCTGCTGACCGCCGGAAATCTCGTGGGGATACTTGTGCTGTTCCTTTTTGAGGCCCACCAGATCGAGCATCTCGTGCACGCGGATGATCTTCTCACCCTGTTCGAGCTTGCGCAGACCGAAGGCGACATTGTCGAAGATGCTCAGATGGGGAAACAGGGCGTAATCCTGAAACACCATGCCGATGCCGCGCTTGGCGGGCGGCAAGGTGCTGCCGGGCGCGCTCACGGTGCGGCCGTTGAGGCGGATTTCTCCGGCGAGCAGGCTTTCGAAACCGGCGATGGTGCGCAGCACCGTGGTCTTGCCGCAGCCGCTGGCGCCAAGCAGACAGCCGATGCGCCCCTTGTCCAGGCGCAGGGAGAGATTGTCCACCACCAGATGGCTGCCGTAGGCCTGGCTGACGGCGTCGAGTTCAAGAACGGTCTGGGTCATGGAATTCATTTACTGCCTTCCTTCACTTTTCCGCATGGCGCATGAACAGAATGATGGGCACCAGTCCGGCCAGCACCAGGGCCATGGCCGGCAGGGCGGCGCGCTGCCACTCGCCCTCGGCGGTGAGCTCGAAAATCTTGACCGCCAGGGTATCCCAGCCAAAGGGCCGGGTCATGAGCGTGATGGGCATCTCCTTCATCACATCGACGAAGACGATGGTCGCCGCCGTGAGCAAACCGCCGCGCAGCATGGGCAGATGCACGCGGGCCAGCAGCGCCACGCCGCGCAAGCCCGAAAGGCGCGCCGCCTCGTCGATGCTCGGCGTGACACGGTGCATGGCGCCATCCACGGGCTTGAAACCGGGGGCGAGAAAGCGCACCAGATAGGCAAGCAGCATGATCACCACCGTGCCCTGCAGCAGCGGGCGCAGGCGCAAACCGAAAAAGCTCTCCGCCAGTTCGATCAGAGCGTTGTCGACGGCCGCCAGGGGAATAAAGATGCCGACCGCGAGCACCGCGCCGGGCAGGGCATAGCCGAGATTGGCGACCCGCACCAGAGCGCGCGTCAGGGGATCGGCGTGGCGGCGCCCCGCATAGGAGAGCACCAGCGCCGTCAGACCGACCAGCCCCGCCGCCGCGAGGCCCAGGGCCACCGAACGCCCCAGAAGGCCGAAATAGCGGAGGTTGAATTCCTCGGTGTAGGCCCCCAGAGCCCAGAGGCTGAGTTGCACCGCCGGAATGCCGAAAGCCACCAGCAGCACCATTCCGGCAAAGAAACTCGCGCCCCAGGCGCGCCAACCCTTGAGGTGCAGGCGCGTGGTGTGCGCCGATGAGCGCACCGTGGCAAAGCGGCGCCGGGCCCGCAGGCGCTGCTCCACCACCACCAGGAGGAATACCAGCAGCACCAGCAGCGAAGCCAGTTGCGCGGCGGCGCTCAGGGAGAAAAAGCCGAACCAGGCTTTGTAGATGGCGGTGGTGAAGGTGTCGTAGTTGAAGATCGAAACCGCGCCGAAATCGGCCAGGGCCTCCATCAGCACCAGCAGCACGCCGCCGGCGATCCAGGGCCGCGCCATGGGCAGGGCCACGCGAAAAAATCCTTCGCGGGCGCCGCAACCCAGGGATTCGGCGGCCTCCAGGGCGCGACGTCCCTGGGTCTGAAAGGCATTCTTGGCGAGCAGATAGACATAGGGATAGAGCGCCAGGGACATGACCAGAATCACCCCGGGCGTGGAGCGCACCGCCGGAAACCAGGCGTCGCGCCCGAACCACTCGCGCCACAGGGTCTGCACCGGCCCGGCGTAATCGAGCAGGCCGACGAAGACAAAAGCCAGCACGTAGGTGGGCATGGCCAGGGGCAACAGCAACGCCCAGGAGAAAAAGCGCCGCCCGGGAAACTCGCAGGTCGCGGTGAACCAGGCCAGGCTCACCCCCAGCAGCAGGGTCAGTCCGCCCACCCCGAGCACCAGCCACAGGGTGTTGAGCAGCAGCCGCGCGAGCAAAGTCTGGCGTAAATGCTGCCAGATGTCGGCGGCCGGGGTCAGCCAGGAGAAGCCGACCACCGCCAGGGGCACCACCACCAGCAGGGCGACAAGCAGGGCGAACAAGCGCCAGCCGTCCCAGAAATTTAAGCGAAAAAACCCGGAGCGCGCGCCCGCGAGGGGCGCGCGTTCCGGGGACAGGTTTGTCGTCGCGGAAGAAGGATCGGACACCTTGAGCCGTTTCTCGTCTCAGCCTCAGCGATAACCGGCGCGATCCATCAGCTTGATGGCTTCGCCCTGCAGTTCACCGGCGCGCGAGACGTTGATGGGATTCTGCTTGAACTCGCCCCAGGCGGCCACATCGGCATGGGGCGCCACCCTGGGGTTGACCGGGTATTCCATGTTGGCATCGGCGAAAAGATTCTGCGCCTGCTCGGAGGACAGCCATTCGAGCAGTTTGATCGCCCCCTGGGGGTTGCGCGCATGGCGGGTCACCCCGGCGCCCGAGACGTTGACATGCACGCCGTTGCCCTGCTGATCCGGCCAGAATAGGGCCAGGGGCAGTTCGGGCTTGTCCTTGAGAAGGCGCCCGAAATAGTAGGTGTTGACGATGCCCACATCGCCTTGACCCGCGGCGATCGCCTCCATCACCGCATTGTCGTTGGCGAAGGGCGGCGCGGCCAGATTGGCGATCCAGGCGCGCACGATCTGCTCGGTTTTCTCGACGCCGTGCTCGGCGATCAGCATCCCGACGAGGGACTGATTGTAAACCTTCTGCGAAGTGCGCAGCAAGAGCCGCCCTTTCCACTGGGGCTCGCCCAGGGCCTCGTAGGTGGAGAGTTCCTCCGGCTTGACGCGCTCGGTGCTGTAGACAAGGGTGCGTGCCCGCAGGGACAGGCCGAACCACTGGTTGCCCGGATCGCGCAGATGCTCGGGCACGTTGGCCGCCAGCGCCGCCGAGGTCACCGGCTGCAGCAAACCTTCCTCGGCGGCCTGCCAGAGGTTTCCGGCATCCACGGTCAGCAGCACATCGGCGCGGGTGTTGCGCCCTTCGGACTTGAGACGCTGCAGCAAGGGGCCTTCCTTGTCGGTGACGAAGGTCACCTT
The sequence above is drawn from the Geoalkalibacter sp. genome and encodes:
- a CDS encoding CvfB family protein, whose amino-acid sequence is MPLFSALETLMLELGRINTLKVQAIDSGGAWFAGDQLRILLPKREVPPQTAPGDELAVFVYLNSEGLPVATLKHPKAQVGEFAYLQVSQITKFGAFLDWGLEKDLLVPFSEQPESMRAGRKYLVKVCLDDRSRLVATARIERCLEEPPAELRVGAEVDILLWEFTDLGVKVIVDDLFAALLYQDEIRPGMKRGQRFKAYVRQIREDGKVDVSLRRLGAAGAREDREVLLDALRAQGFLPLHDNSAPEAIQRTLGMSKKAFKKAVGGLYKAGLVELSEEGVRLKKR
- a CDS encoding DUF2868 domain-containing protein, which produces MPNVKTKDWAVADLVDLEYFLAADEDADPSALIQRDRELFRAHLAGEPPSSRRQLLRRWLDLRRDGARAEQAAPLPGDVVAALLRPFTLLLLVLGGLGGAALAWGVLSYAGTRPINLFAALALLVAVPFFFALLSAALPALRLALRGHPAGLFGGWLTGALLTRFSRRAYALLGERDAGLIPSALARSWGVLRGRGGLYAGIMGWLAVALLQVAALGFSLGVLLTVLVRGWFADLAFSWQTTTQLSAEGLHAFVAALARPWAAFAEPPFSHPTLEQVAGSRVFLKEGLQHLASGDLQSWWYFLLWAILVYTVLPRLLLLGGAFLGLRRALARLSFPDARCEALLRRMQHPQLHIGRDGEGREEEDAASLVLPAEMQRGMNRLQALIPRELLARPGAAKVQEEIRREFGAALENLAPVTLDENLDAEVLRALTAPPGQSAVLLVLEGWQPCITATLEYLKTLRRALGKERLLVVGLVGREAQERWGTPTPEHEFGIWRRRLAALGDPCLLVHNWGRSTDE
- a CDS encoding DUF3482 domain-containing protein produces the protein MSEVPVFAVVGHPNEGKSSVVSTLTEDDRVPISAVPGETRQCTPYAIKVDGETLVRFVDTPGFQMPLQTLRWMQQYGGPPETLVAEFIRTHQGDPRFSDDCELLRPVAKNAGIIYVVDGSRPLRPNDEAEMEILRLTGRPRMAVINSKANETAYLSEWKAAFAKTFNVNLQFNAHRATFKERIDLLQALQHIEQDWGAALARVVAALRDDWRGRLEACADAILQLLEKALRLSLSGTSEGEDPAARDQQRDKLIAAFQERLARYERDCRRDIRQRFLHNLFNADLAAETVAAQDLFSEETWEVLGLTRKQLSLALAGAGATLGAALDGAAAGLTFGVFTLGAGIAGGLAGWTGTRPLSRLKVDLGPFSRELGGCRIQVGPLRNPQLMFVLLDRALIYFQCASNWAHARREEAAINLPEGKKGVTAGWDGERRRLFEKYQHYLQKGYLDKAGELRPRLHQALMQAMEEDLG
- a CDS encoding outer membrane protein, which produces MKSWHWLAGFTFFVILGFAATGAYAQSPYLSVNVGGTWLDDADNVSKLDGEKVKSEHDTGFNVGAAAGYDFGMGRAELEIAYRQNDMDKFTLEGISVNAGGDVSALSFMANGYFDIHNQSPVTPYIGAGIGLARVSVNDVTVLGEKIADDSDTVFAYQLAAGVGWEFMPNLTLDLGYRYFATADPEFNDVEGDKFESEYKSHNLSVGLRIAF
- a CDS encoding alpha-amylase family glycosyl hydrolase, whose protein sequence is MSAAPFSATHLDFHPNHPLHPSPLDWRDQPIYFLLVDRFDDNRPGVPAYDPLATPIGRDPAQGRRFQGGTLRGVTRRLDYIRELGFTTLWLSPIFKNRLDLDDTYHGYGIQDFLQIDPRFGTLGDLRALTAAAHQRGMYVILDIVLNHSGDVWGYPGGHPYFYSGGQRFPFGFWRQQDPAAGFQREDAIWPVELQDPELFKRRGEIVDWQDPAQARDGDFFSLKELDLPNPRVLDTLIKAYKYWIVNGDVDGFRIDTVKHMESSATAIFCNAIREYAKRVGKHNFFLFGEIVGEDALIQEYIGRNSRIEGTSERFPALHAALDFPLYFVLEDVIKGLADPAALRLRYEAFRQVYSDHGEAGRYFVTFVDNHDQVGKDHKRFLAGSPFPQQAVLACAYLLTAQGVPCLYYGTEQGFDGAGPDDRYLRECMFGGQWGAFNTSGAHFFNPAHPIYRGIRAVAKVRAKQPALRYGRQYFREISGNGQDFGHPLDGRCTLAYSRILDSDEVLVCLNLDARERRDFITVDRNLSAPGTHLRDLLRPDRTFAVTDSGGRACVQVPLAPHEVAVLKVD
- a CDS encoding response regulator, which translates into the protein MPEPSATPQRRILIIDDDRGFLAYLESYARRCCPDLDVLTCDSPVQGLAAIRADLELLLLDLEMPGIDGFKMLGYAVAKGLSKNRIIILSGRDADYLHQLFPMGSCLAVLNKHEVRQKEVLDMIFRALQRKYGAENNENPD
- a CDS encoding ABC transporter ATP-binding protein, giving the protein MNSMTQTVLELDAVSQAYGSHLVVDNLSLRLDKGRIGCLLGASGCGKTTVLRTIAGFESLLAGEIRLNGRTVSAPGSTLPPAKRGIGMVFQDYALFPHLSIFDNVAFGLRKLEQGEKIIRVHEMLDLVGLKKEQHKYPHEISGGQQQRVALARALAPRPDLLLLDEPFSNLDVTLRERLSLEVRDILKAYGATALFVTHNQHEAFAVADEIGVMSGGKMLQWAGAHDLYHRPADPFVASFVGEGVLLPGVVREGGRVETGLGDLQGDFSAPCVAQCAVSVLVRPEDVVHDDDWPVKAEVVRRNFRGASILYTLRLASGDLVQALVPSHCNHAIGEKIGIRSDVRHIVLFPRV
- a CDS encoding ABC transporter permease; the encoded protein is MSDPSSATTNLSPERAPLAGARSGFFRLNFWDGWRLFALLVALLVVVPLAVVGFSWLTPAADIWQHLRQTLLARLLLNTLWLVLGVGGLTLLLGVSLAWFTATCEFPGRRFFSWALLLPLAMPTYVLAFVFVGLLDYAGPVQTLWREWFGRDAWFPAVRSTPGVILVMSLALYPYVYLLAKNAFQTQGRRALEAAESLGCGAREGFFRVALPMARPWIAGGVLLVLMEALADFGAVSIFNYDTFTTAIYKAWFGFFSLSAAAQLASLLVLLVFLLVVVEQRLRARRRFATVRSSAHTTRLHLKGWRAWGASFFAGMVLLVAFGIPAVQLSLWALGAYTEEFNLRYFGLLGRSVALGLAAAGLVGLTALVLSYAGRRHADPLTRALVRVANLGYALPGAVLAVGIFIPLAAVDNALIELAESFFGLRLRPLLQGTVVIMLLAYLVRFLAPGFKPVDGAMHRVTPSIDEAARLSGLRGVALLARVHLPMLRGGLLTAATIVFVDVMKEMPITLMTRPFGWDTLAVKIFELTAEGEWQRAALPAMALVLAGLVPIILFMRHAEK
- a CDS encoding Fe(3+) ABC transporter substrate-binding protein codes for the protein MSVRFPLLLSLLLVLLSLVPVAAQAEEVVVYSARNEHLIRPLFEAYTRETGVKVTFVTDKEGPLLQRLKSEGRNTRADVLLTVDAGNLWQAAEEGLLQPVTSAALAANVPEHLRDPGNQWFGLSLRARTLVYSTERVKPEELSTYEALGEPQWKGRLLLRTSQKVYNQSLVGMLIAEHGVEKTEQIVRAWIANLAAPPFANDNAVMEAIAAGQGDVGIVNTYYFGRLLKDKPELPLALFWPDQQGNGVHVNVSGAGVTRHARNPQGAIKLLEWLSSEQAQNLFADANMEYPVNPRVAPHADVAAWGEFKQNPINVSRAGELQGEAIKLMDRAGYR